One region of Oryza sativa Japonica Group chromosome 5, ASM3414082v1 genomic DNA includes:
- the LOC107277766 gene encoding uncharacterized protein yields MSLRAIGYLLTRSRRGFSPRGIPRAQAESSLGILTRAGRPAAHSFHSMGFAVGGGSVVVATASLVGLAATILCFKQNTDKSGAREEDKEEVTKKLPAAQDAGKEPYLSKEAAIEAGFVDKDGKILWSSYLNYVEHGKTLPDDEAFAKEARDYQEAIKKQEVKVDEATMKARFHDLMKEYGRSYSTEEEKARRYEVFKEATLWADKVNALEPRTIPYGPNGYADFTDEEFKRMHCHCSAIDWERYIDELNTMAARGWTYFRDPDATTNVSEAVRKVYIFPSLSSHVFSLGLFSSKKTFRKNIISNLWTYIWSIKYR; encoded by the exons ATGTCGCTCCGGGCCATCGGTTACCTTCTCACCCGAAGCCGGAGGGGGTTCTCGCCACGCGGGATCCCCCGTGCGCAGGCGGAGTCCTCGCTGGGTATCCTCACTCGGGCGGGGAGGCCAGCAGCTCACTCTTTCCACTCC ATGGGTTTCGCCGTTGGTGGTGGCTCTGTTGTTGTAGCCACGGCTTCATTGGTTGGATTGGCGGCCACAATTCTGTGTTTCAAGCAAAACACTGACAAGTCAGGAG CTAGGGAGGAGGATAAGGAGGAAGTCACGAAGAAGTTACCAGCTGCCCAGGACGCCGGCAAGGAGCCTTACCTGAGCAAGGAAGCAGCAATCGAGGCAGGGTTCGTGGACAAAGATGGCAAGATCCTGTGGTCTAGCTATCTCAATTACGTCGAACATGGGAAGACTCTCCCGGACGATGAGGCATTTGCTAAGGAGGCGAGAGACTACCAAGAAGCCATTAAGAAGCAGGAGGTGAAGGTCGATGAGGCGACCATGAAGGCCAGGTTCCATGACTTGATGAAGGAGTATGGCCGTTCATACAGCACTGAGGAGGAGAAGGCTCGCCGCTACGAAGTATTCAAGGAGGCCACCCTGTGGGCAGACAAGGTTAACGCACTAGAGCCAAGGACGATCCCTTATGGCCCTAACGGATATGCAGACTTTACTGATGAAGAGTTCAAGCGTATGCATTGCCATTGTTCTGCCATTGACTGGGAGAGATACATCGATGAACTCAACACTATGGCTGCTCGTGGGTGGACCTACTTTCGCGATCCAGATGCGACGACGAATGTCAGCGAGGCAGTGAGGAAGGTATATATATTTCCCTCACTATCATCGCATGTGTTTTCtttgggcctgtttagttccaaaaaaacTTTTCgtaaaaacatcatatcgaatctttggacatatatatggagcattaaatatagataa
- the LOC4339141 gene encoding L-ascorbate oxidase homolog gives MTTTTRVAAAAAGVLLVAAALAGVARGEDPYVFFEWKVTYGTKTLLDAPQKVILINGEFPGPRINCSSNNNIVVNVFNQLDEPLLFTWNGMQHRKNSWQDGLAGTQCPIAPGTNYTYKWQPKDQIGSFFYFPSLGMHRAAGGYGGISVVSRLLIPVPFDPPADDHMVLIGDWYTKDHAAMAKMLDAGKSFGRPHGVVINGKSGKAAADPPMFTVEAGKTYRLRVCNVGIKASLNFRIQGHDMKLVEMEGSHTVQDMYDSLDVHVGHCLSVLVDADQKPGDYYAVASTRFIHEAKSVSAVIRYAGSSTPPSPAVPEPPAGWAWSINQWRSFRWNLTASAARPNPQGSYHYGQINITRTIRLMVSRGHIDGKLKYGFNGVSHVDAETPLKLAEYFNVTDGVFRYNQMTDVPPAVNGPLHVVPNVITAEFRTFIEIIFENPEKSMDSVHLDGYAFFAVGMGPGKWSAEERKTYNLLDGVSRHSVQVYPRSWTAIMLTFDNAGMWNVRSNIWERHYLGEQLYISVVSPARSLRDEYNMPENALRCGKVVGLPLPPSYLPA, from the exons atgacgacgacgacgcgagtggcggccgccgccgccggcgtgctgctggtggcggcggcgctggccggcgtggcgcgcggcgaggaCCCGTACGTGTTCTTCGAGTGGAAGGTGACGTACGGCACCAAGACCCTCCTGGACGCGCCGCAGAAGGTGATCCTGATCAACGGCGAGTTCCCGGGCCCGCGGATCAACTGCTCGTCCAACAACAACATCGTGGTGAACGTGTTCAACCAGCTGGACGAGCCGCTGCTCTTCACCTGGAACGGGATGCAGCACCGCAAGAACTCGTGGCAGGACGGCCTCGCCGGGACGCAGTGCCCCATCGCGCCGGGCACCAACTACACGTACAAGTGGCAGCCCAAGGACCAGATCGGCAGCTTCTTCTACTTCCCGTCGCTGGGGAtgcaccgcgccgccggcggctacGGCGGGATCAGCGTCGTCAGCCGCCTGCTCATCCCGGTCCCGTTCGACCCGCCGGCCGACGACCACATGGTGCTCATCGGCGACTGGTACACCAAGGACCACGCCGCCATGGCCAAGATGCTCGACGCCGGCAAGAGCTTCGGCCGCCCGCACGGGGTGGTCATCAACGGCAAGTCCGGcaaggccgccgccgacccgcccATGTTCACCGTCGAGGCCGGCAAGACGTACCGGCTCCGCGTCTGCAACGTCGGCATCAAGGCGTCGCTCAACTTCCGCATCCAGGGCCACGACATGAAGCTGGTGGAGATGGAGGGCTCCCACACGGTGCAGGACATGTACGACTCCCTCGACGTCCACGTCGGCCACTGCCTCTccgtcctcgtcgacgccgACCAGAAGCCCGGCGACTACTACGCGGTGGCGTCCACGCGGTTCATCCACGAGGCCAAGTCGGTGTCAGCCGTCATCCGCTACGCCGGCTcgagcacgccgccgtcgccggccgtgcCGGAGCCGCCGGCGGGATGGGCGTGGTCGATCAACCAGTGGAGGTCGTTCCGGTGGAACCTGACGGCGAGCGCCGCCCGCCCCAACCCGCAGGGGTCCTACCACTACGGCCAGATCAACATCACGCGCACCATCAGGCTCATGGTCTCCCGGGGCCACATCGACGGCAAGCTCAAGTACGGCTTCAATGGCGTCTCCCACGTCGACGCCGAGACGCCGCTCAAGCTCGCCGAGTACTTCAACGTCACCGACGGCGTCTTCAGGTACAACCAGATGACCGACGTGCCGCCCGCCGTCAATGGCCCCCTCCACGTCGTCCCCAACGTCATCACCGCCGAGTTCCGCACCTTCATCGAGATCATCTTCGAGAACCCCGAGAAGAGCATGGACTCCGTCCACCTCGACGGCTACGCCTTCTTCGCCGTCGG GATGGGGCCGGGGAAGTGGtcggcggaggagaggaagacGTACAACCTGCTGGACGGGGTGAGCCGGCACTCGGTCCAGGTGTACCCGAGGTCGTGGACGGCGATCATGCTGACGTTCGACAACGCCGGGATGTGGAACGTGAGGTCCAACATCTGGGAGAGGCACTACCTCGGCGAGCAGCTCTACATCAGCGTCgtctcgccggcgaggtcgctCCGGGACGAGTACAACATGCCGGAGAACGCCCTCCGCTGCGGCAAGGTCGTcggcctgccgctgccgccgtcctaCCTCCCGGCCTAA
- the LOC136356731 gene encoding serine/threonine-protein phosphatase 7 long form homolog: protein MKPKLHHLPCSHVLAATYHVLCEACTKTDAGAIIASCPMLLQLWAAERFAIGRPVVDSAPYGVGRSAQWPEDGPTMGTYWCRRGRRYAHVQVRRGYPDFVFEFDRLQPSDVIWEPYTEEAVAARAPLGLSSLCTRDQAYWLTILPMVFDIFVEPHCPQRVMRQFGLRQVFPGNVQPTVLPADHSLTRRGQLAGALWAPRVQQYVDDWVLATEEVINELFPHTEENYRDYLRWYLPRTRARVTFTPDAPEPHVAAVTDAYPTHRDRDYFVGADAARDISADITAVQVRLNRGLHLTDVEQRVTFDRMQEKMRAVMRVFSCRSAVDVVPPAGPVQPRPRAPTVGAGPRPTVPVSHGTAQPRGFLSFVSVFVRKHHPVVT, encoded by the exons atgaagccgaagcttcatcaccttccttgctcacacgttctagcagccacgtaccatgtcctctgtgaggcgtgcacgaagacagacgcgggagcgatcatcgctagctgccctatgttgcttcagctttgggcagccgagaggtttgccataggtcgaccagtggtggacagcgcaccctacggggttggtcgcagcgcgcagtggccagaggacggtcccacgatggggacttactggtgtcgacgtggg cgtcgttacgctcacgtccaggtgagacgaggttacccggacttcgtgttcgagtttgaccgtctccagccgagcgacgtcatctgggagccgtacacagaagaggccgtcgctgcgagagcaccgctaggactttcgtcgttgtgcacacgcgaccaggcttactggctcaccatcctgccgatggtgttcgacattttcgttgagcctcactgcccgcagcgtgtgatgagacagttcggacttaggcaggtgtttccgggcaacgtgcagccgaccgtcctccctgccgaccactc gttgactcgacggggacagctagcaggcgcactttgggctccacgtgtacagcagtacgttgacgactgggtgttagctacagaggaggtgatcaacgagctcttcccacacacggaggagaactaccgtgactaccttcgctggtaccttcctcgcactcgtgcgcgtgtgaccttcactccagacgccccagagccgcacgttgccgctgtgacggacgcgtatcccacgcaccgtgaccgagactacttcgtgggg gctgatgccgcacgggatatcagtgccgatatcaccgcagtccaagtgaggttgaacagaggtttgcacttgactgacgttgagcagagggtgaccttcgaccggatgcaggagaagatgcgtgcggtcatgcgcgtcttctcctgtcgcagcgccgtggacgtcgtacctccagctggtccggtacaaccacggcctcgcgcgcctaccgtcggagcaggacctcgacctacggtacctgtttcgcacggtactgctcagcccagaggtttcttaagttttgtttctgtttttgtacgaaaacatcaccccgtcgtaacttga